TAATTTTGCAAGGTAACACTAAAATACCTCTTCAAGAAAAAATTgctaagtttttatttgattatagaAACTCCAAAAATAGTACCACAGGTAAATCTCCGGCGGAAGTGTTGTATGGTCGACCTTTGCGTTCACGTTTGGACTTGATTAATCCCTTGCAAGTCGCTTCGACATCCACTGATCTTTCGTTGACCGTAAGGAAAAATCAGTCCTTACAGAGTAATCATAAGGGAGGAAGGAAAAGACCAAAATTTAAGATAAATGAGGTTGTTTGGATTAAGCGATTTTTAGGAAACGACAAATATTGTTGGGTTCAAGGCATAATTAAGGAAGAGATTGGGAATGTCATGTATTCGGTGTATATATCGGAACTAAACTGCAGGGTTATTCGACACATCGACCAGATCAGACGGTTTCGAGCTGAAGACGATGATGAGgtaccaaacaaaacaaatgattggCACTCGGACATAGAAACAGACGACAGCAGCTTATTGCcgcagccggaacctacaggcGCATCGGGAGAGACTATAGTTCCCGTAGGCCCACAATCACCAACATCTGCGGAAGAGGCTCATATTGGAGAAAGGGAAGGTACTAGTGTTGTGCCATTAGCCTCACAGTCGCAGTCTACACCAGTTCATTCTAGATTAATGAATCTCGACCCACCAGCACCACCTGACACAGTGGAAAGTAGTGAGGATGTTTTAGAACCTGACCAGCAAAAGCAAAGATCCAAACGCCGCGTTAGGCCTGTTAAATGACATAAATACTTGTCtgcatgaaattataaattggctacataataataatttagtaattaacCTAAACAAGACCAAAGTTATGCACTTTCATCAGCGCAACAAACACCCAGACGTAAGCATTGCCCACCAAGGTTCCTCTATTGAAGAGGCTAATACAGCTAAGTTTTTGGGTATACTTATTGATAATAAACTCTCATGGAAACCTCACATTGAAGAACTATGTAAGAGACTTAGTAAGTCCGCATATGCACTTTTTCAACTATCCAAAAAAGTGAACAGGCAGGCTTTATTAACGGCGTACTATGGTTTGGTTGACTCTGTTTTGCGGTATGGTATTATTTTCTGGGGGCAGTCTACTGATAGGGAGCTGGTATTTAGAATGCAAAAAAGGTGTATAAGGTCGATGTGTGGTATTAAGACAACAGATAGCTGTCTTCCCTATTTTAAATCATTACAAATTTTAACATTTCcatctttgtatattttagaaacagctttatttgttaaaaataatccaaactTATTTCAGAAATTGTCAGAAACTAGAAAAAATCCAACACGATCTCAGTATGTCGATAAATTATGTCAACCGAAATGTAATACTGCACTAatgaaaaaaagcttttttggaATTGCCCcacgcatttataataaaatacctaatgctataaaacaattacctgtattaaaatttaaaaagatgttaaaaaatattctgattgAAAAATGTTACTACGCAATTGACGACTTCCTGAATGATAAATCATTGACTAATTAACGTTACCTATATTCTGACATTTAATTCCATTTGacattataatttgtaattatttctctttttattattatttctgcagtatgttgtcaattatttatcactatattaatttttattattactttatttgaatgatatgtttctattttttttctattaattctgaaactgttttatataatttgcatgCCCATGTGACGGTAGAATATGGAGAACTTTTATAACCTAACACCTGTACCTGTACCcatgtttgcaaataataaatgactttgactttgacttaatTATAAGCCATTTTTTTGATTAAGGGATTTTGTGGGGAAGGGATTGTTGTATATGTGAGTGTACAACACCTGTGTGTGTTGGCGCGCGTGCGACAGAGACGTTCGTTCAATAAATCAGTATGTCACTGACTCGCCGTTTGAATACACGTACGTGTCTCCCCGCTCCGAACATACCTAacaccgggtaactgggttgaggaggtcagataggcagtcgcttcttgtaaagcactggtactcagctgaatccggttagactggaagccgaccccaacatgattgggaaaaaggctcggaggatgatgattacttAAATCTTTTTGACAAGAGATACTTACACCTAACAAACTATATACCTGGACAATTTGTTGCCTTCGTGAACATCATACAAGTAGTCTGAACATCCCTAATATTATCGTAGTACCTCTCACATTCCACACTCAAATAAGTCAGAACTAAAATGTTCTTAAAATCCCATATTAGAGAAAATAAAGGCAGGATCATAATCTGAAATTAAAAATGAGCAGGCAGAAATCATCAACAGgactcaaaataatataagctaaTTTACTTAAAGTATAAAGTGGACATGAGCTCACAAGTCTTATATGCTAATGTTTTGGTGTCAATAATTCATAAAATGCCAGATAAAATCAGCCAAGTGACTTTAATACTCACAGATTGATGTCCCGCTGTTTTAAAAACTAATGAAGAAAAGATTTCCCATAGGCTGATGCTGATagtgaatataatataaaataaaatctgaaaaaattatatatattgTACTACTGCAACAATCCATATAAAACAATCGATTGAGTTACGAACCGTATGATGAAATGTTTTCTCGATAGTCATATAAATCTCCTGAACATCCCAGTAAATaaagaacattttattaatgtattctTCATTTGTAGAATCCTCCAAGTTTCTTGAATTACGAAATTCTTTGATCCAAACAGTTagcattttgtttgttaatttcaACAGCAACAAAGCATACAAGACGTGGATTTCGTAAGAAATGCTGGCGTATGCCGAAATTACGTCGACAATACTGATCATGTCAGCGAGAGtaaaacagtataaaataatataaccaaTGCTTAAAATATTTGAGATAATGACACTCCACCAACTGAAGCTGAGAAAGCCTATGATTTCGGAACCATTTATTTTGAGGCTTTTTAGGACTTCTTGCATTTTGATGACCAAAAAGATATTGTAGTCACTCTGCGTGATAGTTGAAACACTGATTATCAAATCCCCggtcaaatataaaatgtatataatagCACTTCCTATGTTAATGCACAAATGACCATAATAATATGGAAAAACGAAGTGTGCCTTCTTAATTGTATAATGCCAAATAATAAACTGACGTAGGTTAAAACAACGGTTTACAATCACACATATAAGTCTAAACCAGTTATAAAATCGTGTATTGGGAGTAAAGCATTTGCCACGGACAGAATATTTTGCGCATAAGAAAGATTCATCATGAAATTAAATGGTTTGAATATGGACTGCAAATCTTCTTCAACTATGTTATTCTGAAACCTATCTTCAGACGTGACTGCTGATATATTTTCAACTTTAGCAAAGTTTCTAAACTGTTTCAAATACATTGTCAAGGATGGATACATGTCTGTTATACACAGTGTATATCTAATTATGTTATATTTCATGAACAGTCAACGTGAACCAATAAGACTAATGAACGATGATAATGAGAAGCTTCTAATAGCGCTTACTCCGTGTTATCATTTAGTACAATCCGGCTACTAAACATAAAGTTCCAAATTGTCATTACACATTAAATGACAAGAAGTTTCATTAATCATTCAGTATTATAAGCATACATTGTTGAACatcttttttgtaaatatgtgagTAGGAGCATTTATTCATTACATTGCGCGTCTTATGCAGAAGAACAAATAAGTTCTGGTATCTACTTTATTACAGATACACAAACTGTAAAAAGACAATAGTATAAGAAGTGAGAAGACTCCATAGTTGTATCGGCAGCTTCCCGTCTATGTAGAACAAACCGCATGCGCTCATCTTTCTAAACGATGCCTCCTGTTCACGTTGGATGTTCttgcaaaataatgtaaatggatctaaaaacagaaatattatacaaacccaaagaaaaacaataacataaggAAATGAAGACATATTCAGAAGATAACAAGATTAGAAGTTCCTTGGATCATGGAACTTAATCTTTAGAACAGGAAAGCTgcgagtaaaataaaatgacagttAAAAGAGTAGAAGTCATCAAAGCCAGCTCATCTTATTATGAAGCACAGAAAACAGGACCTAAGCTTAGTGAATAATATTACCTGAAGGGTGTGTTGCCTTCAATAACACCATACAGGTAGTCTGAACATTCCTTATACTTCCATAGTACCTTTCACATTCGACGCTCAAGTACGTTAGAAGTgcgatatttttgaaattccaGATAAAGACATTGCTGGTAGAATCAACCACTAAAATAGCAAAAGGGATTTTTTACTATATAAGAGACTTTTGACCTGAATTCCGATCACTTCATGATATCATcgtaaaatctaaatatattttgcctgctctaaaatatttctttgtcaaAATTCACTTATATAGTACTTGAGTACTTACTTCACTCTCGCCtggatctaaaattaaaaacgttgAGATATTCCACAGACTAAGATAGACTGTAAATGTCACATAAAATAAgatctgaaaataaagtaaGATGATTTCAATTGGCCACTTTTACTGACCATGAATCAGTTCACATTAATGAAATCATTTGACAAATGATAGATCAGCTGGAGCCAAAATTCTTATCAGAATAAAGCAATATGTACTGTAGGGAGACAAGACAATAACATAGTATTTATATCTACCAAGGAAAATTTACGAACCatatattgatttgtttttccGATAGTCATATAAATCTCCTGTATATTTCGGTAAACATGGaacgttttattacaaaaatattcattttgctGATCCTCTAACTTTCTTGTAGTAGAAAATTGTTTGATCCAAACAAGAAGCATTTTGTTCACCAATTTTAGTAGTAACAAAGCATACAGTACTTGTATTTCGTAAGAAATGCTGGCGTATGCAGTAAATATGTCAATAATATTGATCTTGTCGATAGTAACACAGTAAAAGACGATATAACTAAtactaaaaatgtttgaaatggTTACACTTGCCCAACTGAAGGCGTAGAAGTTTTTGAGTACGGAGCCATTGATTTGTAAGGATCGAAGAACGtgttgaatttttaaaatcaatacgATATTAAAGTTACTCATTACGATAGTGGAAAGGCTGATTGTGAAATCCCCGATCAAATATAAGCTGTATCCAATAGCAACACCGATGCAAATCCATAAGTTGCCGTAATCATACGACGAACTATATTGTCCCAGAACTTTATAATTCCAAATTATGTTAACAAACTGATACATATTGAAACAACGACCTACGATGACGCAAATAACTCTGAACCAGTTGTAAAGTCTTTTATTATTAGTCATAACTTTTTCGCGAACAGAATATTTTGTACACAAGAAGAGAGCGAACATGAAATTCAATGGTCTCAGTATTAATTGTAAATCTTCTTCAATAATGTTTGTCTTTGTTGAATTGTCAGACGAGGCTGGCGATATGTTTTCAACTATATCAGAGCTTTTAAGcggttttaaatattctttcacatCGGAATACTTTTTAGACAGGTACACGAGCATTATCTACAATTCATTCAATAAGATTTTCCTTTGAAAGATGGATCTATTTAATCGGGCACCAAAATTGtggaaaaaaggtttttaaattaaaaacgtcTCATTGGTTCTTAACATTTTCAGAATTCAAAAGTTTCGCTATTGCTTTTTTTTGGTACTAGTATTTGTATATGACTCGCAGGAACTAGATAAGGTGGATATCATTCTTCaacgtattttcttttttgccttttaaaataatgaattctaCTTAGCGACCAACACATGTTTTaacgtaattaaattaaatggtaTTTGCTTTACGTTTGACTCCTTCATTTTTGACATTTTGTATCCTTCAATTTGGTGACGGTCCCTGATCAGAATAGGACCTACCTATCTCTCCCGTGGGTGTAGTACGAGGCTACCAAGGGAATGAAACGGTAGTGCATAGCATCTGCACTTTGAGGAGTAAATCACCACAACAGCTTTCCCTAAGAGGCAGGCGGCCGACTGTAAAACATATGCCAAAACTTCTTCACCATGCAGAGAATAAATAGTGGTGAATGGTGGGCGTTTTGGTTGGTGGttttcctgacgttcaaaatgTGCTGTATTACAGCcagaataaatgatttttatttgatttgatataaTGAGCGCTAGATTGAGGTGTGCGAGATGGAATGTAGGAACGATAGCTGAGAGAGGAAGAGAGCTAGCAGATGTTATGAAAAGGCGACGGATAAAAGAAGCGTGCCTGCAAGAGATAACGTGGGAGTGTACTAGGTCTAGAGACATAGgagaagaaatatattttcttttcaggtcatggctgaaaataaagttttaaataaattaaataaaataaaaattactacaAGCTGCCTGTGCCTTCGACCTGGCCATAACAAACACGTGGTTTAATAAACGAGAGAAGCATCTCATGACAAATGAGAGCGGCCACTACACGACACAGATATTACGTTCAGTAAAGCGGAGTAGTCTATGCTGTGTCAAAAATTGTAAAGTAGGCGAAGCACTAGTCACTCAGCACAGACTTATTATTTTGGATGTGAAAGTAACTGTCGCGCCCAAAAGCAACCAAGATCGCCCCCTTCCAAAGATTAGGTGGCGTATATTAGAGAGGGAAGAATGTGCTGATATGTTAAGGATATGTTTAATCGACGTGAagcaataaaactaataaatgatgataatgagcAGGCTTTAATAGTATGCTCGTTCCTGGTTATCATTTGGTACAATCCAGCTACTAAACATTAAGTTCCTTA
The DNA window shown above is from Helicoverpa armigera isolate CAAS_96S chromosome 25, ASM3070526v1, whole genome shotgun sequence and carries:
- the LOC135118781 gene encoding uncharacterized protein K02A2.6-like — encoded protein: IPHSLREKIYGELHGSHFGVVKMKAIARERLWFPGIDAALERLAAACSVCAQLRPAPPRAPPSPWPYPPHAFYRIHLDFLGPFHNQMFLVIVDAFSKWVECYTVSTSYGSKTVISKLCDFMSRTGVPHTLVTDNGTSFTSREFVNFCNINGIQHVLSPAYHPSSNGQAESFVKIIKKGLKTIILQGNTKIPLQEKIAKFLFDYRNSKNSTTGKSPAEVLYGRPLRSRLDLINPLQVASTSTDLSLTVRKNQSLQSNHKGGRKRPKFKINEVVWIKRFLGNDKYCWVQGIIKEEIGNVMYSVYISELNCRVIRHIDQIRRFRAEDDDEVPNKTNDWHSDIETDDSSLLPQPEPTGASGETIVPVGPQSPTSAEEAHIGEREGTSVVPLASQSQSTPVHSRLMNLDPPAPPDTVESSEDVLEPDQQKQRSKRRVRPVK